One Diospyros lotus cultivar Yz01 chromosome 1, ASM1463336v1, whole genome shotgun sequence genomic window carries:
- the LOC127787575 gene encoding uncharacterized protein LOC127787575, whose amino-acid sequence MCPLRLVLIFLSATLAGFLVLKNLKSQHQIPRDLSGDSPNSASESSAPPTSANRSSKVWGAIGTGFWTCVDMASGRYLWRNLISSSSSSSKRTS is encoded by the exons atgtGTCCACTGAGACTCGTTCTCATCTTCTTGTCGGCCACGCTCGCCGGTTTCTTAGTGCTGAAAAACCTCAAGTCTCAACACCAAATTCCTCGAGATCTGTCCGGCGATTCACCCAATTCTGCATCTGAATCTTCCGCACCGCCCACTTCCGCCAATCGATCCTCCAAG GTTTGGGGGGCGATTGGGACGGGCTTCTGGACCTGCGTTGACATGGCTAGCGGCCGCTACCTCTGgagaaatttgatttcttcttcttcttcttcttccaagcgCACTAGCTGA
- the LOC127796674 gene encoding CBL-interacting serine/threonine-protein kinase 11, whose translation MPEIGNATPLSRQTPVDSTMDKALFGKYELGKLLGCGAFAKVYHARDIATGQSVAIKVINKSKIMGSALMSNVKREISIMRRLRHPNIVKLYEVLATKTKIYFVMEFVKCGELFAKVAKGRLTEDLSRKYFQQLISAVGYCHARGVFHRDLKPENLLLDENGDLKVSDFGLSAVSGQVHQDGLLHTLCGTPAYVAPEILRKKGYDGAKVDVWSCGIILFVLTAGYLPFNDPNLMGMYKKIYKGDFRCPKWMSPDLKRFLHRLLDVNADKRLTIDQITRHSWFKKDLQEISFYEEEPMMKAAIGEKNSPFLLSAFDLISFSSGLNLCGLFEDDTERSQRFVSAVSPERIIEKVEDLVKVENGIELRKKEEWGVEIAGVNGNLAISLEICRLSEDLVVVEVRQKGGGSSSCQYNEEWKNKIERELMISVAGV comes from the coding sequence ATGCCTGAGATCGGAAATGCTACACCCCTTTCCCGCCAGACTCCAGTAGACTCCACAATGGACAAGGCTCTGTTCGGCAAGTATGAGCTCGGAAAGCTGCTCGGCTGCGGCGCCTTCGCCAAGGTCTACCACGCCCGGGACATCGCCACCGGCCAGAGCGTCGCCATCAAGGTCATCAACAAGTCCAAGATCATGGGCTCCGCCTTAATGTCTAACGTCAAGCGCGAGATCTCAATCATGCGCCGCCTGCGCCACCCCAACATCGTCAAGCTCTACGAGGTCCTCGCCACCAAGACCAAGATCTACTTCGTCATGGAGTTCGTCAAATGCGGCGAGCTCTTCGCCAAGGTCGCCAAGGGTCGCCTCACCGAGGACCTCAGCCGCAAGTACTTCCAGCAACTCATCTCCGCCGTCGGCTACTGCCACGCCCGCGGCGTCTTCCACCGCGATCTCAAGCCTGAAAACCTCCTCCTCGATGAGAACGGCGATCTCAAGGTCTCCGACTTCGGCCTCAGCGCCGTCTCCGGCCAGGTCCATCAGGACGGCTTGCTGCACACGCTCTGCGGCACGCCGGCTTACGTGGCGCCGGAGATTCTCCGAAAGAAGGGCTATGACGGGGCGAAGGTCGACGTCTGGTCCTGCGGAATCATCCTCTTCGTCTTGACCGCCGGTTATCTACCGTTCAACGATCCGAATCTCATGGGGATGTACAAGAAGATCTACAAGGGAGATTTCCGGTGCCCGAAGTGGATGTCGCCGGATCTCAAACGCTTCCTCCACCGCCTCCTCGACGTCAATGCCGACAAGCGGCTCACGATCGACCAGATCACGCGCCACTCCTGGTTCAAGAAAGACCTCCAGGAAATCAGCTTCTACGAGGAAGAGCCGATGATGAAAGCCGCGATCGGAGAAAAAAACAGTCCGTTCCTCCTCAGCGCATTCGACCTAATCTCCTTCTCGTCCGGTCTAAACCTGTGCGGTCTATTCGAGGACGACACGGAGCGCAGCCAGCGGTTCGTGTCGGCCGTCTCGCCGGAGCGAATCATCGAAAAAGTGGAGGATCTGGTGAAGGTCGAAAACGGTATCGAGctgaggaagaaggaagaatggGGAGTGGAAATAGCAGGGGTTAACGGGAACTTAGCAATCAGCTTGGAGATTTGCCGCCTGAGCGAGGATTTGGTAGTTGTGGAAGTTAGGCAGAAGGGGGGTGGCAGTAGTAGCTGTCAGTACAACGAGGAGTGGAAGAATAAGATTGAGAGGGAGCTGATGATTTCGGTAGCCGGGGTGTGA
- the LOC127806413 gene encoding EPIDERMAL PATTERNING FACTOR-like protein 6 isoform X3, which translates to MHTVHSLIASLSLSPSLSGIYLLVLQISAVRPLLKTVYTFRWEGIGIVSEILNGEAIIVSGDRKEVIPASLGGWTRRLLIGLGSSPPRCAAKCGKCTPCRPVHVPVPPGTPVTAEYYPEAWRCKCGNKLYMP; encoded by the exons ATGCATACCGTGCATTCTCTCAtcgcatctctctctctctctccctctctctctggtATTTATCTTCTGGTTCTGCAGATATCAGCCGTCCGTCCACTCCTAAAGACGGTCTATACATTCAGGTGG GAGGGAATCGGGATCGTGTCGGAGATATTGAACGGTGAAGCGATCATCGTGTCCGGAGACAGGAAGGAGGTGATTCCGGCGAGCTTGGGTGGGTGGACGAGGCGGCTTTTGATAGGGCTGGGATCGTCGCCGCCGAGGTGCGCAGCCAAGTGTGGCAAGTGCACGCCGTGCAGGCCGGTTCATGTGCCAGTGCCGCCGGGAACGCCGGTGACGGCCGAGTACTACCCGGAGGCATGGAGGTGCAAGTGCGGTAACAAGCTGTATATGCCCtag
- the LOC127806413 gene encoding EPIDERMAL PATTERNING FACTOR-like protein 6 isoform X2, with protein sequence MERVKTGRLCRLVKKRSLIYCIAIFFFSAMTLASSIGWANPGSPCLDISRPSTPKDGLYIQEGIGIVSEILNGEAIIVSGDRKEVIPASLGGWTRRLLIGLGSSPPRCAAKCGKCTPCRPVHVPVPPGTPVTAEYYPEAWRCKCGNKLYMP encoded by the exons ATGGAGAGGGTTAAGACTGGTAGACTCTGCAGGCTTGTGAAGAAAAGGTCTCTTATTTACTGTAtcgccatcttcttcttctccgctATGACACTTGCCAGCTCTATCGGCTGGGCAAATCCGGGCAGTCCTTGTTTAG ATATCAGCCGTCCGTCCACTCCTAAAGACGGTCTATACATTCAG GAGGGAATCGGGATCGTGTCGGAGATATTGAACGGTGAAGCGATCATCGTGTCCGGAGACAGGAAGGAGGTGATTCCGGCGAGCTTGGGTGGGTGGACGAGGCGGCTTTTGATAGGGCTGGGATCGTCGCCGCCGAGGTGCGCAGCCAAGTGTGGCAAGTGCACGCCGTGCAGGCCGGTTCATGTGCCAGTGCCGCCGGGAACGCCGGTGACGGCCGAGTACTACCCGGAGGCATGGAGGTGCAAGTGCGGTAACAAGCTGTATATGCCCtag
- the LOC127806413 gene encoding EPIDERMAL PATTERNING FACTOR-like protein 6 isoform X1 has translation MERVKTGRLCRLVKKRSLIYCIAIFFFSAMTLASSIGWANPGSPCLDISRPSTPKDGLYIQMSTSVQEGIGIVSEILNGEAIIVSGDRKEVIPASLGGWTRRLLIGLGSSPPRCAAKCGKCTPCRPVHVPVPPGTPVTAEYYPEAWRCKCGNKLYMP, from the exons ATGGAGAGGGTTAAGACTGGTAGACTCTGCAGGCTTGTGAAGAAAAGGTCTCTTATTTACTGTAtcgccatcttcttcttctccgctATGACACTTGCCAGCTCTATCGGCTGGGCAAATCCGGGCAGTCCTTGTTTAG ATATCAGCCGTCCGTCCACTCCTAAAGACGGTCTATACATTCAG ATGTCAACATCGGTGCAGGAGGGAATCGGGATCGTGTCGGAGATATTGAACGGTGAAGCGATCATCGTGTCCGGAGACAGGAAGGAGGTGATTCCGGCGAGCTTGGGTGGGTGGACGAGGCGGCTTTTGATAGGGCTGGGATCGTCGCCGCCGAGGTGCGCAGCCAAGTGTGGCAAGTGCACGCCGTGCAGGCCGGTTCATGTGCCAGTGCCGCCGGGAACGCCGGTGACGGCCGAGTACTACCCGGAGGCATGGAGGTGCAAGTGCGGTAACAAGCTGTATATGCCCtag
- the LOC127806378 gene encoding protein GRAVITROPIC IN THE LIGHT 1: MECATKPSSKPSSNISDVVSKFAKVCRFRSLGVFSSDNPNQPNNDDVANREPLAEDSSDVTEEAECDPEKVHPHPDEIQPKSSETTDFVNIEVSKLFDQISALKLAYVKLQEAHIPYEPDKIRAADELVVTQLQELCKIKCAYKGKQFKEVYPTSALLVAKIRVHERLLEKLKFLVKIKNNQIHDLRQELQDLDLKNRVLVEESRQPPTRNENIEIFNMSSFEDIFKSTSKAIHDFAKPLITLMKASGWDLDRAAESIEASVVYSTRSHKKYAFEAYITRRMFYEMPLESYNVDDILRFDDPINALIEDPYSSFATFCRTKYLSLIHPLMEVSFFRNLDHRAFVTSGRHPRTLFYQAFVKMARWVWVLQGIATSSEPKAEIYVVNRGSEFMDVYMESVEELNEETIVSDGGRSRFKVELMVMPGFRFGETVFRSRVYLSTTSCCRC; the protein is encoded by the coding sequence ATGGAATGTGCAACCAAACCATCTTCTAAACCTTCCTCAAATATATCAGATGTCGTCTCCAAATTCGCTAAAGTCTGCAGATTTAGATCCCTTGGTGTCTTCTCCTCTGATAATCCAAACCAGCCCAACAATGATGATGTTGCTAATCGAGAACCATTGGCCGAAGACAGCAGCGATGTCACCGAGGAGGCAGAGTGCGACCCAGAGAAAGTTCATCCCCACCCTGATGAGATTCAACCCAAAAGTTCGGAAACCACTGATTTTGTGAATATTGAGGTCTCTAAGTTGTTTGACCAAATTTCTGCTCTCAAGTTAGCTTATGTTAAGCTCCAAGAGGCTCATATTCCATATGAACCGGATAAGATCAGAGCTGCTGATGAGCTTGTGGTGACTCAGCTTCAAGAGCTATGCAAGATTAAGTGTGCCTATAAAGGGAAACAGTTCAAAGAAGTTTACCCTACTTCTGCTCTTCTCGTAGCAAAAATTCGAGTTCATGAAAGGCTTTTGGAGAAATTGAAGTTCctagtcaaaataaaaaacaaccaGATACATGATTTGCGGCAGGAACTTCAGGATTTGGATCTGAAGAACAGAGTGCTAGTGGAAGAGTCAAGGCAGCCGCCAACTAGAAAcgaaaatattgaaattttcAATATGTCTTCGTTTGAGGATATCTTTAAGTCAACTTCAAAGGCCATTCATGACTTTGCAAAGCCGTTAATTACTTTGATGAAGGCTTCAGGATGGGATCTTGACCGGGCAGCGGAATCCATTGAAGCTTCAGTAGTGTATTCTACAAGGTCCCACAAGAAGTATGCATTTGAAGCTTACATTACCAGGAGAATGTTTTACGAAATGCCTCTTGAATCCTATaatgttgatgatatattgagGTTTGATGACCCCATCAATGCTCTGATTGAAGACCCATATTCGTCGTTTGCCACATTCTGCAGAACCAAATACCTCTCCCTAATTCATCCATTGATGGAAGTttcatttttcagaaatttgGATCATAGGGCATTCGTGACTAGTGGAAGACATCCCAGGACACTGTTCTACCAAGCATTCGTCAAGATGGCAAGGTGGGTTTGGGTTCTCCAAGGGATTGCTACCTCGAGTGAACCCAAAGCTGAAATATATGTAGTCAACCGAGGAAGTGAGTTCATGGATGTTTACATGGAGTCTGTGGAGGAGCTCAATGAAGAAACAATAGTTTCTGATGGGGGAAGATCAAGATTCAAGGTTGAGTTGATGGTCATGCCTGGATTCAGATTTGGGGAGACGGTGTTCAGGTCTCGGGTTTATCTCTCAACCACCTCATGTTGCAGATGCTAG
- the LOC127806403 gene encoding transcription repressor OFP17: protein MKLKAPAAFNCKKLFSPCRKMLRVFTFRFKKPPLIRALRFPRRSSKTTRDPPRKLPTGLLSLFGSFRRSRSSKMDRLMALKSFSDAENQRAPFPSPLTPAYVKMNLPHKDQAVPVQEDVEEACRSFENYLVDMIVQEGKLKDLTDVEELLYCWKNLKCPVFIDLVCRFYGELCKELFSSCDENVDAP from the coding sequence ATGAAGCTGAAAGCTCCAGCTGCCTTCAATTGCAAGAAGCTCTTCAGCCCATGCAGGAAAATGCTACGAGTCTTCACATTCAGATTCAAGAAGCCCCCCCTTATAAGAGCCCTTCGGTTTCCCAGACGCTCGTCTAAAACTACAAGGGATCCACCAAGGAAGCTACCAACTGGTTTGCTGTCGCTATTTGGTTCGTTTAGACGGTCGAGATCGAGCAAGATGGACAGACTCATGGCGCTAAAGAGTTTCTCGGATGCAGAGAATCAGAGAGCTCCCTTCCCATCCCCTCTAACGCCAGCTTATGTGAAGATGAACTTACCTCACAAGGACCAAGCAGTCCCGGTTCAAGAAGATGTTGAAGAAGCATGCAGGAGTTTTGAGAATTATCTGGTGGACATGATTGTCCAGGAGGGGAAACTCAAGGATTTAACTGACGTGGAGGAGCTTCTCTACTGCTGGAAGAACCTCAAGTGTCCAGTTTTCATCGACTTGGTGTGCAGATTCTATGGAGAACTATGCAAGGAATTATTCTCCAGCTGCGACGAGAATGTTGATGCACCCTAG
- the LOC127790216 gene encoding uncharacterized protein LOC127790216 — MTQKIGVDKVACRCVIRSTHGLPCAHEIAELMMEGRPIPLSFVHPYWTKLDLVNTVDLSSVLTIDPELESLYNIFQSEPEGGKIVLKQKLRELIDPATTSLIPPSVKVRTKGKPSLKKKIEVDTSTRRDPSYFEIVQSIHDSISPTIQSSVKTLNEGKLYRTSVKQRLLGYDASFPSKIRHFIHNIVNVESDGHCGFRAIAVLLGMSEHNWRDIRMNLIGELHTFRDEYIELYGSTMRVDELMHALSCFECVAPPQHWMTLPDMGHLIASKYNVVLVHLSRMQCLTYLPLRSAAPSVIQHRIITIGFVDDCHFVQVFLKSGSPIPPVARNWHKYRYDIAREWETPYITRIQVFMSLINKNVITKDVFDLTDD; from the exons ATGACACAAAAAATTGGAGTGGATAAAGTTGCATGTAGATGTGTGATAAGAAGCACACATGGTTTAccttgtgcacatgaaattgcAGAATTAATGATGGAGGGAAGACCAATTCCTTTATCATTTGTGCACCCTTATTGgacaaaattagatttagtgAATACTGTTGATCTGTCCTCAGTGTTAACAATTGATCCAGAGTTGGAAAgtctttataatatatttcaatCAGAACCAGAAGGAGGTAAAATCGTATTAAAACAGAAGTTGAGAGAATTAATAGATCCAGCTACGACTTCATTGATCCCACCAAGTGTGAAAGTTCGGACAAAAGGTAAGCcatcattaaaaaagaaaattgaagttgATACATCCACTCGACGTGAtccatcatattttgaaatagtacAGTCTATTCATGATAGCATATCTCCAACAATACAAAGCTCAGTTAAGACACTGAATGAAGGTAAACTTTATCGTACCAGTGTCAAACAGAGATTGCTAGGCTATGATGCTTCATTCCCATCAAAAATACGtcattttatacataatattgttaatgtGGAGTCGGATGGACATTGTGGATTTCGTGCTATTGCTGTGTTACTTGGAATGAGTGAGCACAACTGGAGGGATATTCGTATGAATCTGATTGGAGAGTTGCATACCTTTCGTGATGAATATATAGAGTTATATGGATCTACTATGCGTGTAGATGAGTTAATGCACGCACTTTCTTGCTTTGAGTGTGTTGCACCTCCTCAACATTGGATGACTTTACCTGACATGGGTCATTTGATTGCTTCAAAATATAATGTTGTGTTGGTTCATTTATCTCGAATGCAGTGTCTTACTTACCTTCCATTGAGATCAGCTGCACCTTCAGTTATACAACATAGAATTATTACTATTGGATTTGTggatgattgtcattttgtacag gTATTTCTTAAATCAGGTTCACCAATTCCTCCTGTTGCACGCAATTGGCATAAATATCGATATGATATTGCACGTGAATGGGAAACACCATATATAACTCGAAttcaagtatttatgtctcttattaacaaaaatgttattACAAAAGATGTTTTTGATTTAACTGATGACTGA
- the LOC127790272 gene encoding protein FAR1-RELATED SEQUENCE 5-like, translating to MDYYTKLLTENWDEFEEEHDSYLEKEYDAQTQLFDTREALIGWAKKIGKQNETVIVIKSSESGGPGKRPRVRLSCERSGKYRTSKKKEEIIGELKRKSTGSKKCDCPFELLGMKFEQWELKVICGVHNHPLAVQLEGHSYAGRLTEKEKGILKTMSENLVKPKNILMSLKADDENNVTTIKTIYNARQRYKLIEKGGRSQMQQLMKKLRECNYVEWHRTDGSNCITDLFWAHPMSIDLLKIFPHVLIMDCTYKTNRYRYPLLEIVGVTSTELTFPVAFVFMNHEYEDNYTWAMERLKNVMGSNACPGVIVTDRELALMNAIYKVFPSTTTLLCRWHISKNILAKCKKFFDRKETWEKFMLQWNLLVFASTEIEYQSLLSDLMVEYHAYEGALDYVRNTWLNDYKEKFIAAWTNKVLHFGNVTTNRAESAHAKLKRYL from the exons ATGGATTACTACACTAAACTATTGACGGAGAACTGGGACGAGTTTGAGGAAGAACATGATAGctatttagaaaaagaatatgACGCACAGACACAG CTATTTGATACTAGAGAAGCACTCATTGGATGGGCtaagaaaattggaaaacaaaatgaaactGTGATTGTGATTAAGAGTTCAGAATCTGGGGGTCCTGGAAAAAGACCTAGAGTTCGTCTTTCTTGTGAACGTAGTGGAAAGTATAGAACAtctaagaagaaagaagaaataataggagaatTAAAAAGGAAATCTACAGGTTCAAAAAAGTGTGATTGTCCGTTTGAATTACTTGGTATGAAATTTGAGCAGTGGGAGTTGAAAGTTATATGTGGAGTGCACAATCATCCACTAGCAGTTCAATTGGAGGGTCATTCATATGCAGGGAGACTtacagaaaaagagaaaggaattttgaaaactatgtctgAGAATCTGgtgaaacctaaaaatattttgatgagtCTCAAGGCAGATGATGAGAATAATGTTActactatcaaaactatatataatgcgcGTCAAAGATATAAACTTATTGAGAAAGGTGGTAGATCACAGATGCAAcagttgatgaagaaattaagagaatgtaattatgtggagtggcACAGAACTGATGGATCAAATTGTATTACAGACTTATTTTGGGCGCATCCGATGTCTatagatttattaaaaatatttccacATGTCTTGATAATGGattgtacatacaaaactaacAGATATAGATATCCACTTCTTGAGATTGTTGGTGTGACATCCACTGAGTTAACTTTTCCTGTTGCATTTGTATTTATGAACCATGAATACGAGGATAACTATACATGGGCTATGGAGAGATTAAAGAATGTGATGGGATCTAATGCATGTCCTGGAGTAATTGTGACTGATAGAGAATTAGCATTGATGAATGCAATATATAAAGTGTTTCCAAGTACCACAACCTTATTATGTAGATggcatatatctaaaaatatactTGCTAAGTGTAAGAAATTCTTTGATAGAAAGGAGACATGGGAGAAGTTCATGTTACAATGGAATCTTCTTGTTTTTGCCTCTACTGAGATTGAGTATCAAAGTCTACTTTCTGACTTAATGGTTGAGTATCATGCATATGAAGGAGcacttgattatgtgagaaataCATGGCTGAAtgattacaaagaaaaatttattgcaGCGTGGACAAATAAAGTATTACATTTTGGCAATGTTACTACTAACAG GGCTGAGAGCGCACATGCAAAACTGAAGAGATATCTGTGA